Below is a genomic region from Enterobacteriaceae bacterium ESL0689.
GGGTTGGATATCGCCATTTTTATCAATAAAATCAGTCTCCTCAAAATTGAGGGCTGCAAAATCATCAGGACATTCACTCACTACCTGCCTGATTTTTCTTAGAACGTTATCGTGTCTTTTTCCGAAAAATTTCGCTACGTTAAGGCTTGTAGTCAGCACTTTGTTACCTGCAATTTTGACCATTTCATGAAAATCAAACTCAGGAACTATTTGTAATTTATTCACGATATTTACCTTTTAGTGATGAACCTTGTCACACAGGAATCCGGCCCACAGAAAGGCACCGATATCCCCGTAAAGATTCATCAAAAGGAGTTATCAGACAGGCGCAGAAAATTTCAGGACTGAAATTGTTATAACAGGGAGCGGCGCAAGCCGCCCCTTTCTGCAACGTACATTAACCGTAATTATTTGAGGTGCATATGATTTATCCGCTCTTTATTTTTAAAACCATCGATGGCTTTGATGGTTATTTTCCTGATATTGAAGGCTGTTTCTTTGCGGGTGATACCCTTGAATCGACCGTTCGCAACGCTGAATCAGCTTTCGGACAATACATGGAGGTGTTAACGGAACAAGGCGCTCACGTACCAGCGCCCAATGATCCAGCGGTATATCTTGGTGATTCACGATTAACTGAAGACAGCGGCTTTCTGGCGATGGTGGATATAGACCCATCAAAATATGAAACGAAAGCCGTGAAATTCAATCTCACCATGCCTGGCAATCTGATTACTGCGATGGATCGCTACATAGAACAGCGTGGCTTAAAAAATCGCTCTGCTTTTCTCGCTGATTTAGTAAGAAAAGAAATTGCCAGAAGTTAATTACCTACATTCCCCGCTATCGCGGGGATAAAATGAGTTATTTTGCTGCCATAACACCCGCATTACGCAATGACTTCTGTAGCGCTGAAATAGTATCAGACAGCGCTTTTATTGCAGTCTGTGCGCTTGCAATATCTGTGACTTCAGCAAGTTGTGTGTCAGCAACCGCAGCCGCTTGTTTAACTATTCCTGGTGAGTTAAGCCCCGCTACCTGTACATCAAATGCGCCATCCTGACCAAGAATAATTGTGTCACCTGTTTTCACGACGCCGTAAGTAGTACGATTAGCTATAGCCACATTTACGATGCCGCCCGTTTCGGCAGAAAGCCGCGATCCGATCTTTAGAACACCTGCATGTGATGCGTCACCATAGGGAACATTTAGCACGCCACCGGGGGCTTCAAGATTAGCGCCGATCTTAACGCCGCCCAATTTAGATGCCGTTGCCACAGGAATATTAACCGCGTCTCCGGGGGATGCGACTTCGACTGTTTTTCCTGAAATTTCTATTACGCGCTCAGTCATTATATCTCCTGCGGGATTCAATTTTGTTTATTGTCTGAAGCTTACCGTTACATTCATCGATAGCGTCAAGGAGTGTTGGGATAAGAAGAATTGCCATCCCATATGTGAATTTTTGGGGGATTACAGGGACTTTCGTTTCAATTAGCTGGGTTGCTGGTATCGGAGGTGGTTGTACCCTGATTGCCTCGTACTGTGTCTGCCTGCGCGCGCAACCGGTCAACGACATCAGCAGGAATATCAATAACAGCGCATTTTTCACCGCGTAACATTTCAGCAATTTCACCATGTAATCGTTGTTGCCTCATTTCTGCCGCCGCACGTCTGCGTGATTCTGTTTTAATGATTTCATTTTGTTCGCCCACTTGTTCAGTTAGCGATTTTAATGTTTCAGCAAGGCCAATATTTTTTGAGTTTAATTGTGTTATCTCGTTTTCAAGAGATTTTTTATCTTCACCTAAACGATCATTTTCTTTTTGCAGATGCGCGTTGTCATACCCTAATTTTGTAATAAACCCAATAATTATAAACAGAAATAATATCGGTATCGCGCTTTTAATAGCTTGAATATTTGGCATAGGATTTCCAGATTAATTAATTTTATCATTGCCAATAGAACTAGCCT
It encodes:
- a CDS encoding type II toxin-antitoxin system HicB family antitoxin, whose amino-acid sequence is MIYPLFIFKTIDGFDGYFPDIEGCFFAGDTLESTVRNAESAFGQYMEVLTEQGAHVPAPNDPAVYLGDSRLTEDSGFLAMVDIDPSKYETKAVKFNLTMPGNLITAMDRYIEQRGLKNRSAFLADLVRKEIARS
- a CDS encoding DUF2570 domain-containing protein, producing MPNIQAIKSAIPILFLFIIIGFITKLGYDNAHLQKENDRLGEDKKSLENEITQLNSKNIGLAETLKSLTEQVGEQNEIIKTESRRRAAAEMRQQRLHGEIAEMLRGEKCAVIDIPADVVDRLRAQADTVRGNQGTTTSDTSNPAN